In Triticum aestivum cultivar Chinese Spring chromosome 5B, IWGSC CS RefSeq v2.1, whole genome shotgun sequence, the following proteins share a genomic window:
- the LOC123110603 gene encoding expansin-B3, protein MAASFFSFARARVVALFFLVAAHGCCGCGYLPDLFCYPPPPPAPTTNVPATNVPASNIPASNSSSDEGWLDARATWYGAPNGAGPYDNGGACGFKNVNWPPFSSMTSCGNQPIFKDGKGCGSCYQIRCVAHRACSGVPETVIITDMNYYPVSRYHFDLSGTAFGAMAKYGRHDELRHAGIIDMQFKRVPCQYPGLTVTFRVQHGSNPNYLAILVEYEDGAGDVSQVDIMESRLPDRAPTGYWTPMRESWGSIWRLDRLRPLQGPFSLRVTDESGRSLVADQVIPAYWQPNAAYRSLVQFDETLPMSLVTSAATSRRLLVLPTMYSAALTYVWPCVRWILAV, encoded by the exons ATGGCGGCATCCTTCTTCTCCTTTGCCCGTGCCCGTGTGGTTGCTCTCTTCTTCCTGGTCGCTGCCCATGGATGTTGCGGCTGCGGTTATCTGCCTGATCTGTTCTGTTACCCACCTCCCCCACCTGCCCCCACCACCAATGTCCCCGCCACCAACGTCCCTGCGTCCAATATCCCCGCCTCCAACTCCAGCTCCGACGAGGGCTGGCTCGATGCCCGGGCCACCTGGTACGGCGCTCCCAATGGCGCCGGCCCCTACGATAACG GTGGTGCTTGCGGGTTCAAGAACGTCAACTGGCCGCCTTTCTCGTCGATGACGTCGTGCGGCAACCAGCCGATCTTCAAGGACGGCAAGGGGTGCGGCTCATGCTACCAG ATCAGGTGCGTGGCCCATCGTGCCTGCTCCGGCGTCCCGGAGACGGTGATCATCACGGACATGAACTACTACCCGGTCTCCCGCTATCACTTCGACCTCAGCGGCACCGCCTTCGGCGCCATGGCCAAGTACGGCCGCCACGACGAGCTCCGCCACGCCGGCATCATCGATATGCAGTTCAAGAG GGTGCCCTGCCAGTACCCGGGGCTAACGGTGACGTTCCGGGTGCAGCACGGGTCCAACCCCAACTACCTGGCGATCCTGGTGGAGTACGAGGACGGCGCCGGCGATGTGTCGCAGGTGGACATAATGGAGTCACGGCTGCCGGACAGGGCGCCGACGGGGTACTGGACGCCGATGAGGGAGTCGTGGGGCTCCATCTGGCGCCTGGACAGGCTCCGCCCGCTGCAGGGGCCCTTCTCGCTGCGCGTCACCGACGAGTCCGGCAGGTCGCTCGTCGCCGACCAGGTCATCCCGGCCTACTGGCAGCCCAATGCCGCCTACAGATCCTTGGTCCAGTTCGATGAGACGTTGCCGATGTCGCTTGTGACATCCGCTGCCACGAGCCGTCGTCTCCTTGTTCTACCTACTATGTATTCGGCCGCGCTTACGTATGTGTGGCCTTGTGTACGTTGGATACTGGCCGTGTGA